A genomic window from Micromonospora sp. WMMA1947 includes:
- a CDS encoding ABC transporter ATP-binding protein, whose amino-acid sequence MSGLVVEDLVVKVHDIQAVKGVSFEIGRGRRMGLIGESGCGKSLTALALMGLLPHGVTASGRVLLNGRNLLDLSDKEMCAVRGNDIAMVFQEPMTALNPLMRVGNQVAESLRLHKGMSRAAASARATELLERVQLPEPDRTARKYPHQLSGGQRQRVVLAIALACDPAVLVADEPTTALDVTVQAEMLRLMDTLVREEGASLLLITHDLPVVASICEELLVMYGGSIVEHGDVATVFDSPRHPYTAGLRASTVLESTDGSGRLSTIPGRVPSLGSFPTGCVYRNRCPRADDVCATVPLLTAPPGSNQRAACHHPIESDQPLGSGKASA is encoded by the coding sequence GTGAGCGGGCTCGTGGTGGAGGACCTCGTCGTCAAGGTCCACGACATCCAGGCCGTCAAGGGCGTCTCGTTCGAGATCGGGCGGGGCCGGCGGATGGGGCTGATCGGCGAGTCCGGCTGCGGCAAGTCCCTGACCGCGCTCGCGCTGATGGGCCTGCTGCCCCACGGCGTGACGGCGTCGGGCCGGGTGTTGCTGAACGGCCGGAACCTGCTCGACCTGTCCGACAAGGAGATGTGCGCGGTCCGCGGCAACGACATCGCCATGGTGTTCCAGGAGCCGATGACGGCGCTCAACCCGCTGATGCGGGTCGGCAACCAGGTCGCCGAGTCACTGCGGCTGCACAAGGGGATGAGCCGCGCGGCGGCCTCCGCCCGGGCCACCGAACTGCTCGAACGGGTCCAGCTGCCCGAGCCCGACCGGACCGCGCGCAAGTACCCGCACCAGCTCTCCGGCGGTCAGCGGCAGCGCGTCGTACTGGCCATCGCGCTGGCGTGCGACCCGGCCGTGCTGGTCGCGGACGAGCCCACCACGGCGCTGGACGTCACGGTGCAGGCGGAGATGCTGCGGCTGATGGACACGCTGGTGCGCGAGGAGGGCGCGTCGCTGCTGCTCATCACGCACGACCTGCCGGTCGTCGCCAGCATCTGCGAGGAACTGCTCGTCATGTACGGCGGCTCGATCGTCGAGCACGGCGACGTGGCGACGGTGTTCGACTCGCCCCGGCACCCGTACACGGCGGGCCTGCGGGCGTCCACGGTGCTGGAGAGCACCGACGGAAGCGGCCGGCTGTCGACGATCCCGGGCCGCGTCCCGTCGCTCGGGTCGTTCCCCACCGGCTGCGTGTACCGCAACCGCTGCCCGCGCGCCGACGACGTCTGCGCCACGGTGCCGCTGCTGACGGCGCCGCCCGGCAGCAACCAGCGGGCGGCCTGCCACCACCCCATCGAGAGCGACCAGCCCCTAGGAAGCGGGAAGGCCAGCGCATGA
- a CDS encoding SDR family oxidoreductase translates to MRLVDRVAVVTGGASGIGLATVGRLVEEGARVVIADLDGDRAAKAAADFGSAVVGVACDVTRAADCRAAVETAVERFGRLDLMHANAGTPFTGPLDEVDQATLDRVVDVNLKGAFWTAQAAAPALIEAGGGAIVFTASLQAVIARPRYAPYTAAKHGVIGLMKALALELAPHGVRVNAIAPAATETPMLSAFLGGMGDVPDSARENFRASIPLGRMATPRDSADAVVFLASDEARMVTGHTLVLDGGTTAG, encoded by the coding sequence ATGAGGTTGGTTGACCGCGTCGCCGTCGTCACCGGAGGCGCCAGCGGCATCGGACTGGCCACCGTCGGCCGGCTCGTCGAGGAGGGCGCGCGCGTCGTCATCGCCGACCTCGACGGCGACCGCGCCGCCAAGGCGGCCGCCGACTTCGGGTCCGCCGTCGTCGGCGTGGCCTGCGACGTCACCCGGGCCGCCGACTGCCGCGCCGCCGTCGAGACCGCCGTCGAGCGGTTCGGCCGGCTCGACCTCATGCACGCCAACGCCGGTACGCCGTTCACCGGCCCGCTGGACGAGGTGGACCAGGCGACGCTGGACCGCGTGGTCGACGTCAACCTCAAGGGCGCGTTCTGGACCGCGCAGGCCGCCGCGCCCGCGCTGATCGAGGCCGGTGGCGGCGCGATCGTGTTCACCGCGTCGCTGCAGGCGGTCATCGCCCGCCCCCGGTACGCGCCGTACACCGCCGCCAAGCACGGCGTCATCGGTCTGATGAAGGCGCTGGCGCTGGAACTCGCGCCGCACGGCGTCCGGGTCAACGCGATCGCCCCGGCGGCGACCGAGACGCCGATGCTCTCGGCGTTCCTCGGCGGGATGGGTGACGTGCCGGACAGCGCCCGGGAGAACTTCCGGGCGTCGATCCCGCTGGGACGCATGGCGACGCCGCGCGACTCCGCCGACGCGGTGGTGTTCCTCGCCAGCGACGAGGCGCGAATGGTGACGGGCCACACGCTCGTCCTCGACGGCGGCACGACGGCCGGCTGA
- a CDS encoding ABC transporter permease: MTSVADAPPDATADVVAAGPVKPRRRWNLTLVIGAGLVGLVVLTALVSFLWTPYDPTRVDPSQTLLSPGGDHWLGTDHFGRDIVSQLLVGARTTLFVGVVAVAIAAAVGVPLGLLAATGHRWLSEPVMRALDIVFAFPAILLAIILAAGFGASTLTGMIAIGVANVPVFGRLTRAGAMQVLQSDFVLAARSYGRRGVVLMVRYVLPNIAALLIVQASVSFAHAVLAEAALSYLGYGTPPPTPTWGRMLQEAQNYFVVQPMLAVWPGLAIALSVLGFNLMGDGLRDALDPRLRGR, encoded by the coding sequence ATGACATCAGTCGCCGACGCCCCACCGGACGCCACCGCCGACGTCGTCGCGGCCGGCCCGGTCAAGCCGCGCCGCCGCTGGAACCTCACGCTGGTGATCGGCGCCGGCCTGGTGGGCCTGGTCGTCCTCACCGCGCTGGTGTCGTTCCTCTGGACGCCGTACGACCCCACCCGGGTCGACCCGTCGCAGACGCTGCTCTCCCCGGGCGGGGACCACTGGCTCGGCACCGACCACTTCGGCCGGGACATCGTCAGCCAGCTCCTCGTCGGCGCGCGGACCACCCTGTTCGTCGGTGTCGTCGCCGTCGCGATCGCCGCCGCTGTGGGCGTACCCCTGGGTCTGCTCGCCGCCACCGGGCACCGCTGGCTCAGCGAGCCGGTGATGCGGGCGCTGGACATCGTGTTCGCCTTCCCGGCCATCCTGCTGGCGATCATCCTGGCTGCCGGCTTCGGCGCCTCCACCCTCACCGGCATGATCGCCATCGGCGTCGCCAACGTGCCGGTGTTCGGCCGCCTCACCCGGGCCGGCGCGATGCAGGTGCTGCAGAGCGACTTCGTGCTCGCCGCGCGCAGCTACGGCCGCCGGGGCGTGGTGCTCATGGTCCGGTACGTGCTGCCCAACATCGCCGCCCTGCTCATCGTGCAGGCGTCGGTGTCGTTCGCGCACGCGGTGCTCGCCGAGGCGGCGCTGTCCTACCTCGGGTACGGCACCCCGCCACCGACCCCCACCTGGGGCCGGATGCTCCAGGAGGCCCAGAACTACTTCGTCGTGCAGCCGATGCTCGCCGTCTGGCCCGGTCTGGCCATCGCCCTGTCGGTGCTCGGCTTCAACCTCATGGGCGACGGGCTGCGCGACGCCCTCGACCCGCGGCTGAGAGGACGGTGA
- a CDS encoding aldehyde dehydrogenase family protein: MTAQELLNALPAGLPIGAGWTTTAQTAPVRFPYDGSIVTQAPWGDIADGEAAVEAAREVAAEMAGLPGHRRRAILTTVAAEVRARADDLAELLVLETGKPLVDCRVEVARTLVTLETAAEEVGHLTGETVALDMQPAGEGMLGFWVRRPVGVVVGITGFNYPLLLAAHKVAPSVAAGCPVIVKPAPNTPLATLVLVDLFRRAGCPAAGVQLVTGGVEVGKLLTTHPGVAAVSFTGSAQVGHQIARAAAPRKVLLELGSNAALVVGRDADLDRAAEAVVRGGFYASGQACISVQRVIVEEPVREALLERLRPLLATVTTGDPRSAGTRVSALVDEASTERVHSWVDRAVAAGARCLAGGTAQGRVLQPTVLVDVPEDAECWAEEIFGPVVCVRSVPDMDAAVELVNRSRYGLQAAVFTRDLAVALDVVRRLDVGGVLVNEVPGFRADNMPYGGVKDSGIGREGPRFAMEELTVTKMVMIRP, encoded by the coding sequence GTGACCGCGCAGGAGCTGCTGAACGCGCTGCCCGCCGGCCTGCCGATCGGCGCGGGCTGGACCACCACCGCGCAGACCGCGCCGGTCCGGTTCCCGTACGACGGCAGCATCGTGACCCAGGCGCCGTGGGGCGACATCGCCGACGGGGAGGCGGCTGTCGAAGCCGCGCGGGAGGTCGCCGCGGAGATGGCCGGCCTGCCCGGTCACCGGCGGCGCGCGATCCTGACGACAGTCGCCGCCGAGGTGCGCGCCCGCGCCGACGACCTCGCCGAGCTGCTGGTCCTGGAGACCGGCAAGCCGCTCGTCGACTGCCGGGTCGAGGTCGCCCGCACGCTTGTCACGCTGGAGACCGCCGCCGAGGAGGTCGGGCACCTGACCGGCGAGACGGTGGCACTGGACATGCAGCCGGCCGGCGAGGGCATGCTCGGCTTCTGGGTGCGCCGCCCGGTCGGTGTCGTCGTCGGCATCACCGGGTTCAACTACCCCCTGCTCCTGGCCGCCCACAAGGTCGCGCCGTCGGTCGCGGCGGGCTGCCCGGTGATCGTCAAGCCGGCGCCGAACACGCCGCTGGCCACGCTGGTGCTGGTCGACCTGTTCCGCCGGGCGGGCTGCCCGGCCGCCGGGGTCCAGCTCGTCACCGGTGGCGTCGAGGTCGGCAAGCTCCTGACCACGCATCCCGGCGTCGCCGCCGTGTCGTTCACCGGGTCCGCGCAGGTCGGCCACCAGATCGCCCGCGCCGCGGCCCCGCGCAAGGTGCTGCTCGAACTCGGGTCCAACGCGGCGCTCGTCGTCGGCCGCGACGCCGACCTGGACCGGGCCGCGGAAGCGGTCGTACGCGGGGGGTTCTACGCCTCCGGTCAGGCGTGCATCAGCGTGCAGCGGGTGATCGTCGAGGAGCCGGTCCGCGAGGCGCTGCTGGAACGCCTCCGGCCGCTGCTGGCTACGGTCACCACCGGCGACCCCCGGTCCGCCGGCACCCGGGTGTCCGCACTGGTGGACGAGGCGTCCACCGAGCGGGTCCACTCGTGGGTGGATCGCGCGGTCGCCGCCGGTGCGCGCTGCCTGGCCGGCGGTACGGCGCAGGGCCGGGTGCTGCAGCCGACGGTGCTCGTCGACGTCCCCGAGGACGCCGAGTGCTGGGCGGAGGAGATCTTCGGCCCGGTGGTCTGCGTCCGGTCGGTGCCGGACATGGACGCGGCGGTCGAGCTGGTCAACAGGTCGCGCTACGGGCTCCAGGCCGCCGTCTTCACCCGTGATCTGGCGGTGGCCCTGGACGTCGTGCGCCGTCTCGACGTCGGCGGGGTGCTCGTCAACGAGGTGCCCGGCTTCCGCGCCGACAACATGCCGTACGGCGGCGTCAAGGACTCCGGCATCGGCCGGGAGGGACCGCGCTTCGCCATGGAGGAGCTGACCGTGACCAAGATGGTGATGATCAGGCCATGA
- a CDS encoding ATP-binding cassette domain-containing protein encodes MTTTPLLEAVDVVREYRAPRRSLRTPGQPIRALDGVSVQVHEGEAFGIVGESGSGKSTLSRILMALDRPTSGTAFYNGQRISGVPERKLAFLRRDVQMVLQDPMSSLNPRMRVADIIAEPMRALRLPGDHRARVAELMHSVGLPEEAVTRYPHQFSGGQRQRIAIARALAAGPKVIVGDEPVSALDVSVRAQILNLLTDLAEQFKLTLILVSHDLSVVRYLCDRIAVMNQGRIVETGDTESIYSDPRHPYTQRLLSAVPTLSGDLLDRFNRSST; translated from the coding sequence ATGACCACCACCCCGTTGCTGGAAGCCGTCGACGTGGTGCGCGAGTACCGCGCCCCGCGGCGGTCGCTGCGTACGCCGGGCCAGCCGATCCGCGCGCTCGACGGCGTGAGCGTGCAGGTCCACGAGGGCGAGGCGTTCGGCATCGTGGGGGAGAGCGGCTCCGGCAAGTCCACGCTGTCGCGCATCCTCATGGCCCTCGACCGGCCGACGTCCGGCACCGCGTTCTACAACGGGCAGCGGATCAGCGGCGTACCGGAGCGGAAGCTCGCGTTCCTGCGCCGCGACGTGCAGATGGTGCTGCAGGACCCGATGTCGTCGCTGAACCCGCGGATGCGCGTCGCGGACATCATCGCGGAGCCGATGCGCGCGCTGCGCCTGCCCGGCGACCACCGGGCCCGCGTGGCCGAGCTGATGCACTCGGTGGGCCTGCCCGAGGAGGCGGTGACCCGCTACCCGCACCAGTTCTCCGGCGGCCAGCGGCAGCGCATCGCCATCGCCCGCGCCCTCGCGGCCGGGCCGAAGGTCATCGTCGGCGACGAGCCGGTCAGCGCGCTCGACGTCTCGGTCCGCGCGCAGATCCTCAACCTGCTCACCGACCTGGCCGAGCAGTTCAAGCTGACCCTGATCCTGGTCTCCCACGACCTGTCCGTGGTCCGGTACCTCTGCGACCGGATCGCGGTGATGAACCAGGGCCGGATCGTCGAGACGGGTGACACCGAATCGATCTACTCCGACCCCCGGCACCCCTACACCCAGAGGCTGCTGTCCGCGGTGCCCACCCTGAGCGGCGACCTCCTGGACCGATTCAACAGGAGCAGCACATGA
- a CDS encoding ABC transporter permease: MVIYFVRRLAILAVSLFAASILVFTMLSLLPGDQAQAMLGVNATPEALEALREQFGTNRPFTERYLDWAGGLIRGDFGISPLSGVSVGSEIADKLGVTVPLILAGMTLALLIAVPLGILAAVKSRTAIGTALSALSQVGIAVPSFWLGILLITVFAVKLQWLPAGGFTGWDDVGGAVQALLMPALVLGVAQGAILMRYVRSAVVEVMQEDFIQTARAKGLSRSQALTRHALRNAAIPVITVLGLQLATLLIGTVVIENVFGLPGLGRMLLQDVGNRDLLKVQGTVMVLTAAVLLINFVVDVVYHAVDPRLRSKA, translated from the coding sequence ATGGTGATCTACTTCGTCCGGCGGCTGGCCATCCTCGCGGTATCCCTGTTCGCCGCGTCGATCCTCGTCTTCACGATGCTGTCGCTGCTGCCGGGCGACCAGGCGCAGGCGATGCTGGGTGTGAACGCCACCCCCGAGGCGCTGGAGGCGCTGCGGGAACAGTTCGGGACGAACCGCCCGTTCACCGAGCGGTACCTCGACTGGGCCGGCGGCCTGATCCGCGGTGACTTCGGCATCTCGCCGCTCAGCGGGGTGTCGGTCGGCTCGGAGATCGCCGACAAGCTCGGCGTGACGGTGCCGCTGATCCTGGCCGGGATGACGCTCGCGCTGCTCATCGCCGTGCCGCTGGGCATCCTCGCCGCCGTGAAGAGCCGGACCGCGATCGGGACGGCGCTGTCGGCGCTGAGCCAGGTCGGCATCGCCGTGCCGTCGTTCTGGCTCGGCATCCTGCTCATCACCGTGTTCGCGGTGAAGCTGCAGTGGCTGCCCGCCGGCGGGTTCACCGGATGGGACGACGTCGGCGGCGCCGTGCAGGCCCTGCTGATGCCGGCGCTGGTCCTCGGCGTGGCCCAGGGCGCGATCCTGATGCGCTACGTCCGGTCCGCGGTGGTCGAGGTCATGCAGGAGGACTTCATCCAGACCGCGCGGGCCAAGGGGCTCAGCCGCTCGCAGGCGCTGACCCGGCACGCGCTGCGCAACGCGGCCATCCCGGTCATCACCGTCCTCGGTCTGCAACTCGCGACGCTGCTCATCGGCACCGTCGTGATCGAGAACGTCTTCGGCCTGCCCGGTCTCGGCCGGATGCTGCTGCAGGACGTCGGCAACCGCGACCTGCTGAAGGTGCAGGGCACCGTGATGGTGCTGACCGCCGCGGTGCTTCTGATCAACTTCGTCGTCGACGTGGTGTACCACGCGGTCGACCCCAGGCTGAGGAGCAAGGCATGA
- a CDS encoding PLP-dependent aminotransferase family protein: protein MADFLLPVNPQSTVPLYEQIITGLEDAILAGQYDDGPLPSTRRLAEALGVSRNTVLTAYDRLMEQGLIVTVPRRGLYVSSDAVVRMRAARRTTRSPMQPIDWAARLPEPPPTPVHRDPAWARAPFPFVVGQPDPTMFPIGAWERAQREALRQDGLTRVIGDAGQADDPELVRQLCEHVLPARGISARPDQVMITLGSTHALHLLASVLVRPGSVVLVEDPGYPDARTIMQMAGADVVPGAVDEDGLVVEDLPADLHGAQLVYVTPSHQYPTGATMSASRREELLRRAGAADAVVIEDDYDPEMTFRGMPAVAVRALDDEDRVVYLGSFSKLLAPGLRLGYVVASPALVDAMRARSRYVLRHPPGPMQRALAQMIASRDLARHVRRVRAHYQGLYEEMVRAVERHVRWGPQPVPRGGLARWITGPPGLDAGELARELRRQGVLLDPGAPYWATRPAPRHHLRLGYQVMPLDRIDEGVRRVVEAVEVQVRPGLVPPPTRKLDVPLRGRSS, encoded by the coding sequence GTGGCGGATTTCCTGCTGCCGGTCAACCCGCAGAGCACGGTTCCGCTCTACGAGCAGATCATCACCGGGCTCGAGGACGCCATCCTCGCCGGGCAGTACGACGACGGCCCGCTGCCGAGCACGCGCCGCCTGGCCGAGGCGCTCGGCGTCTCCCGGAACACGGTGCTGACCGCGTACGACCGGCTCATGGAGCAGGGGCTGATCGTGACCGTCCCGCGCCGCGGTCTCTACGTCTCCTCGGACGCGGTGGTGCGGATGCGGGCCGCGCGGCGGACCACCCGTTCGCCGATGCAGCCGATCGACTGGGCGGCGCGGCTACCGGAACCGCCCCCGACTCCGGTGCACCGGGATCCGGCGTGGGCGCGGGCGCCGTTCCCCTTCGTGGTCGGCCAGCCCGACCCCACCATGTTTCCGATCGGCGCGTGGGAACGGGCGCAGCGTGAGGCGCTGCGGCAGGACGGGCTGACCCGGGTCATCGGGGACGCCGGCCAGGCCGACGACCCGGAGCTGGTGCGTCAGCTCTGCGAGCACGTGCTGCCCGCGCGCGGCATCTCCGCCCGTCCGGACCAGGTGATGATCACGCTGGGCTCGACGCACGCGCTGCACCTGCTGGCGAGCGTCCTCGTCCGGCCGGGCAGCGTGGTGCTCGTCGAGGACCCGGGCTACCCGGACGCGCGGACGATCATGCAGATGGCCGGTGCCGACGTGGTGCCCGGCGCGGTCGACGAGGACGGCCTGGTCGTCGAGGACCTGCCGGCGGACCTGCACGGCGCCCAGCTCGTCTACGTCACGCCGAGCCACCAGTACCCGACCGGCGCGACCATGTCGGCGTCCCGGCGTGAGGAGCTGCTGCGGCGGGCGGGAGCGGCGGACGCGGTCGTGATCGAGGACGACTACGACCCCGAGATGACGTTCCGCGGAATGCCCGCGGTGGCGGTGCGGGCCCTCGACGACGAGGACCGCGTGGTCTACCTCGGCAGCTTCAGCAAGCTGCTGGCACCGGGCCTGCGGCTCGGCTACGTGGTGGCGTCCCCGGCGCTCGTGGACGCCATGCGGGCCCGCTCCCGCTACGTGCTGCGTCACCCGCCCGGCCCGATGCAGCGCGCCCTCGCCCAGATGATCGCCAGCCGCGACCTGGCCCGTCACGTGCGTCGCGTCCGCGCCCACTACCAGGGGCTGTACGAGGAGATGGTGCGGGCGGTCGAGCGGCACGTGCGCTGGGGGCCGCAGCCGGTGCCGCGCGGCGGGCTGGCACGGTGGATCACCGGCCCGCCGGGGCTGGACGCCGGGGAACTCGCCCGCGAGCTGCGCCGGCAGGGCGTGCTGCTGGACCCGGGCGCGCCGTACTGGGCCACCCGGCCGGCGCCGCGTCACCACCTGCGCCTGGGGTACCAGGTGATGCCGCTGGACCGCATCGACGAGGGCGTGCGGCGGGTCGTGGAGGCCGTAGAAGTCCAGGTCCGGCCAGGGCTGGTACCCCCACCGACCCGGAAACTGGACGTTCCCCTCCGGGGTCGGAGTTCGTAA
- a CDS encoding M20 family metallopeptidase, translating to MTSDTHASLRAGHLVDEQAVVTLTQDLVRIPSTWDAGRGRSEQPAAELVAEVMRGFGWRPDVTEVVPGRPNVVAVVDGGLPGPTLMFEGHTDVVTEGAPEEWTVDPFGGDIVDGRLYGRGSADMKAGVAAMIHATRAVELAGPFPGRIVVAALVDEEGQMLGAKHFTTTPLAGEVDAAIICEPEAEEICAVAKGAVRLLVTCTGKMAHGAMPQHGRNPVPAVAELVAALGRYQKELQADPGEHEHLGLTFLTPTVLDAGSADQLNVIPGRAVLGVDCRTVPGVDHAALAARVRSDADAIGARHGVTFAVEVVDDRPCAVTPEDHPISLAVADAHRAVTGAEPVFGGVPGATDGTILWRDSGIPNVVYGPGPKWIAHQPDEYVEVDDIVRKTKVYAEAALAFLNGATGARSGAAS from the coding sequence ATGACGTCGGACACCCACGCCTCCCTCCGCGCCGGCCATCTCGTGGACGAGCAAGCCGTCGTGACGCTGACCCAGGACCTGGTCCGCATCCCCTCGACCTGGGACGCGGGGCGCGGGCGCAGCGAGCAGCCCGCGGCGGAACTCGTCGCGGAGGTCATGCGAGGTTTCGGATGGCGACCGGACGTCACCGAGGTCGTCCCCGGGCGTCCCAACGTCGTCGCGGTGGTCGACGGTGGCCTGCCCGGCCCGACGCTGATGTTCGAGGGGCACACCGACGTCGTCACCGAGGGCGCTCCCGAGGAGTGGACTGTCGACCCGTTCGGCGGCGACATCGTCGACGGGCGGCTGTACGGTCGCGGCTCCGCCGACATGAAGGCCGGTGTCGCCGCGATGATCCACGCGACCCGGGCCGTCGAGCTGGCCGGGCCGTTCCCGGGCCGGATCGTGGTGGCGGCCCTGGTGGACGAGGAGGGCCAGATGCTCGGGGCGAAGCACTTCACCACGACGCCGCTGGCCGGTGAGGTGGACGCCGCGATCATCTGCGAGCCGGAGGCGGAGGAGATCTGCGCGGTCGCCAAGGGCGCCGTCCGGCTGCTGGTCACCTGCACCGGCAAGATGGCGCACGGCGCGATGCCGCAGCACGGCCGCAACCCCGTCCCCGCGGTGGCCGAGCTGGTCGCCGCGCTCGGCCGGTACCAGAAGGAGCTGCAGGCCGACCCGGGTGAGCACGAGCACCTCGGCCTGACGTTCCTGACCCCCACGGTCCTGGACGCCGGCTCCGCCGACCAGCTCAACGTCATCCCCGGCCGCGCCGTGCTCGGCGTGGACTGCCGGACCGTACCCGGTGTCGACCACGCCGCGCTCGCCGCGCGCGTCCGCTCCGACGCCGACGCCATCGGCGCCCGGCACGGCGTCACCTTCGCCGTCGAGGTCGTCGACGACCGGCCGTGCGCGGTCACCCCGGAGGACCACCCGATCTCGCTCGCCGTGGCCGACGCGCACCGCGCCGTCACCGGCGCCGAGCCGGTCTTCGGTGGTGTGCCCGGCGCGACCGACGGCACGATCCTGTGGCGCGACAGCGGCATCCCGAACGTCGTGTACGGCCCGGGCCCGAAGTGGATCGCCCACCAGCCCGACGAGTACGTCGAGGTCGACGACATCGTCCGCAAGACGAAGGTCTACGCCGAGGCGGCGCTGGCCTTCCTCAACGGGGCCACCGGCGCCCGGTCGGGTGCGGCGTCGTGA